From Nitrospiria bacterium, a single genomic window includes:
- the ppc gene encoding phosphoenolpyruvate carboxylase, whose protein sequence is MSPNPPQRFKNSFTGLDFTDQRLVSDVDYLEDLLGLVILEQGGGKLRVRVEQLRKLCLELEAKYSLKKEKSLLKVIQKLDLSTAIHMVSAFELSFNLLNIAEENFAMQKRRKLERGLEFVEGSLEAFFADLQKKKIPIQRVLKQIEKLHVRPVITAHPTEAKRQTVLEKHRKIYLLIFKKENPLWTPREKEQIDQNILSEISKLWQTGDIHLVRPTVAEEVQNGLFFFKETFFSVIPLLYEEIRKLIQQREPAFTGHLPAFLSFGSWIGGDRDGNPSVSSETTLWSLRAQKDLVFNLYREVVQNLIMSLSPSNLLISISEGLKQSLQADAQMAPRLAEKIHQRNPYEPYRQKLGFVLNRLMATQNSLEFRLGGDRVRTEDPEIPPYDSPRGFVADLECVQKSLRENRGGRPADLEIEALVINARVFGFHLARLDIRQDASLHRKTMAEIFQNVGIDNRFEERSEDEKIKRLTQELLTPRPLLPYDLTLTPENQEVLDTFRAIGKIVEVLPEGLGAYVISMAEGVSDVLSVLLLAKQFGLCLSADPSKLDAVPLFETFSSLQRADQIMNALYQNPAYRKHLEEREKAQEVMLGYSDSTKDAGILCANWELYKTQKTLSVSARRQGVHLILFHGRGGAISRGGGPTHRAILAQPKGTVRGRIKITEQGEVISSKYANQGTALHHLELLVTGVLQASVSTEEPNRSSKKQNNKEDRWEKVMEELSTISYRFYKEGCDERMYRYFKEATPVTEIARMKIGSRPAFRRGEERFEDLRAIPWNFGWTQSRHLLGGWFPLGSAFEAYLHPSPRKRLALLSEMYREWPFFYNLIDNVSMTLAKSNMHIAEAYAQLVNDTRLRKEIFGEIRDEYNRTVQILKRITGTREVLDNDPVLKRSIQLRNPFIDPINYLQVNLLKKLRSGSRSDQKKLIHAILMTINCIASGMRNTG, encoded by the coding sequence ATGTCTCCAAACCCCCCCCAGAGGTTTAAAAACTCTTTTACCGGGTTGGATTTTACCGATCAACGCCTGGTATCCGATGTGGACTACCTGGAAGACCTTTTAGGGCTCGTCATATTAGAGCAAGGGGGGGGAAAACTTAGGGTTCGTGTTGAACAACTCCGAAAATTGTGTTTGGAACTGGAAGCCAAATATTCCTTAAAAAAAGAAAAATCCCTCCTAAAGGTTATACAAAAACTCGATCTTTCTACCGCCATACACATGGTTTCTGCTTTTGAACTTTCTTTTAACTTGCTTAATATTGCGGAAGAGAATTTTGCCATGCAAAAAAGGCGGAAACTGGAGCGAGGCTTAGAATTTGTGGAAGGGTCTTTGGAGGCTTTTTTTGCAGATCTTCAAAAGAAAAAAATTCCCATCCAGAGGGTTTTGAAACAAATTGAAAAATTACATGTAAGACCGGTTATCACGGCCCATCCCACTGAAGCGAAGCGCCAAACTGTACTTGAAAAACACCGGAAAATTTATCTGCTTATTTTTAAAAAAGAAAATCCCCTTTGGACCCCTCGGGAAAAGGAACAGATTGATCAAAACATTTTGAGTGAAATTTCAAAGCTTTGGCAGACCGGAGATATTCATTTGGTGCGGCCTACCGTGGCGGAAGAAGTTCAAAATGGACTTTTCTTTTTTAAAGAAACCTTTTTTTCTGTAATCCCGTTGTTGTATGAAGAAATCCGAAAGCTAATCCAACAAAGGGAACCTGCTTTTACCGGACATCTCCCTGCATTCCTGAGCTTTGGATCATGGATCGGGGGCGACCGGGATGGAAACCCTTCTGTTTCTTCCGAAACCACCCTGTGGTCCCTTCGGGCTCAAAAGGACCTTGTTTTCAATCTTTATCGGGAGGTGGTTCAAAATTTGATTATGAGCCTAAGTCCTTCAAACCTCTTGATCTCCATCTCAGAGGGGTTAAAACAATCCCTACAAGCGGATGCACAAATGGCCCCGAGGCTTGCGGAGAAAATTCATCAACGGAACCCTTACGAACCTTACCGGCAAAAACTGGGATTTGTTTTAAACCGGTTGATGGCCACACAGAACTCACTTGAATTTAGGCTCGGGGGGGATCGGGTGAGAACGGAGGACCCTGAAATTCCCCCCTATGATTCCCCCCGGGGTTTTGTGGCTGATTTGGAATGTGTTCAGAAAAGTCTTCGAGAAAACCGTGGTGGCCGCCCTGCTGATTTGGAAATAGAAGCGTTGGTTATCAATGCCCGGGTTTTTGGGTTCCATTTGGCCCGGCTGGACATTCGTCAAGATGCAAGCTTGCATCGAAAAACCATGGCGGAAATTTTTCAAAATGTTGGAATTGATAATCGGTTTGAAGAAAGGAGTGAAGATGAAAAGATCAAAAGGCTGACCCAGGAGCTTCTTACCCCACGGCCTCTTCTTCCTTATGACCTTACCCTGACCCCTGAAAATCAAGAGGTTCTGGATACCTTTAGGGCTATTGGAAAAATCGTTGAGGTCCTCCCGGAGGGACTGGGGGCCTACGTGATCAGCATGGCGGAGGGGGTGAGCGATGTTCTCAGCGTTCTCCTTCTTGCAAAACAGTTTGGTCTGTGTTTATCCGCTGATCCATCCAAATTGGATGCTGTTCCTCTTTTTGAGACCTTTTCTTCTCTTCAGAGGGCGGATCAGATTATGAACGCACTTTATCAGAATCCTGCCTATCGAAAACACCTTGAAGAGCGGGAAAAAGCCCAAGAAGTAATGTTAGGTTACTCGGATAGCACCAAAGATGCTGGAATTTTATGCGCAAACTGGGAACTTTATAAAACCCAAAAAACCCTTTCAGTATCCGCAAGGCGCCAAGGGGTTCATTTGATTCTTTTTCATGGACGAGGGGGTGCCATAAGCCGGGGGGGAGGGCCTACCCATCGCGCCATTCTTGCCCAACCGAAAGGGACCGTGAGGGGGAGAATCAAAATCACGGAACAAGGGGAGGTTATATCTTCAAAATATGCCAACCAGGGAACTGCGCTTCACCATCTGGAGCTTTTGGTGACCGGTGTTTTACAGGCCAGTGTTTCCACCGAAGAGCCAAACCGGTCCTCCAAAAAACAAAATAATAAAGAAGATCGCTGGGAAAAGGTGATGGAGGAGCTTTCCACAATTTCCTACCGTTTTTATAAAGAGGGTTGTGATGAGAGAATGTACCGGTATTTTAAGGAAGCAACACCCGTTACGGAAATTGCTCGGATGAAAATCGGTTCGCGTCCCGCTTTCAGGAGGGGGGAAGAACGGTTTGAAGATCTCAGAGCCATTCCTTGGAACTTTGGGTGGACCCAAAGCCGGCATTTATTAGGGGGATGGTTTCCTCTCGGCTCCGCATTTGAGGCCTATCTCCATCCTTCTCCGAGGAAACGTCTGGCTTTGTTATCTGAGATGTATCGCGAATGGCCTTTTTTCTATAATCTGATTGATAATGTTTCAATGACCTTAGCTAAATCCAACATGCACATTGCGGAAGCCTATGCTCAATTGGTCAATGATACCCGCTTACGAAAGGAAATTTTCGGAGAAATTCGCGATGAGTACAATCGAACCGTCCAAATTTTGAAGAGGATCACGGGCACACGAGAGGTTTTGGATAATGATCCGGTTTTAAAACGGTCGATTCAATTAAGAAACCCTTTTATTGATCCCATCAATTACCTTCAAGTGAATTTGTTAAAGAAGCTTCGATCGGGTTCCAGGTCCGATCAGAAAAAACTGATTCATGCCATTCTCATGACAATTAA
- a CDS encoding glutathione S-transferase family protein, whose amino-acid sequence MTPKAQFPKEQSQAGAFIRQEDAFQNWVTEDGRFGFPAVKGRYHLYVSLACPWAHRTIILRKLKKLEGVIGMTVVDPIRDEKGWAFRDGAGHSKDPINGFHFLREAYTATDPNYQGRVTVPVLWDQETHRIVSNSDDDIMRMFNSEFNRFTESKLDFYPQGFRKEIDKLNRFIYENINDGVYRAGFATSQKEYEKAVLRLFDALEKLETTFARQRYLLGGRLTETDWRLFVTLIRFDPVYHGHFKCNLRRIADYPNLFAYLRDLYQFDGLSDTVNFDHIKRHYYFTHNDINPTRIVPLGPIQALDSPHGRERLGGDGVEGNELY is encoded by the coding sequence ATGACCCCAAAAGCCCAATTCCCCAAAGAGCAAAGCCAAGCGGGTGCATTTATACGTCAGGAGGATGCCTTTCAAAATTGGGTCACTGAAGATGGGCGTTTTGGGTTTCCAGCGGTAAAAGGACGCTATCATCTTTATGTCTCATTGGCTTGCCCCTGGGCTCATCGAACCATCATTCTGCGCAAACTTAAAAAACTGGAAGGGGTGATTGGGATGACCGTTGTTGATCCCATCCGTGATGAAAAAGGGTGGGCCTTTCGAGATGGAGCCGGTCATTCTAAGGATCCGATCAACGGTTTTCATTTTCTCCGAGAAGCCTATACCGCAACGGATCCAAACTACCAGGGACGTGTGACCGTTCCTGTTCTTTGGGATCAGGAGACTCATCGCATCGTCAGTAATTCTGATGATGATATCATGCGTATGTTCAACAGTGAATTTAACCGGTTTACCGAATCCAAACTCGATTTTTATCCCCAAGGCTTCCGCAAGGAGATTGATAAACTGAATCGTTTTATTTACGAAAATATCAATGACGGGGTATACCGGGCGGGTTTTGCGACCTCCCAAAAAGAATACGAAAAAGCGGTTTTACGCCTTTTCGACGCCCTTGAAAAACTGGAAACTACCTTTGCCCGTCAACGCTATTTATTGGGGGGCCGTTTAACCGAGACCGATTGGCGGTTATTTGTGACCTTAATCCGTTTCGATCCCGTTTACCACGGTCATTTTAAATGCAACCTTCGTCGGATTGCGGATTATCCCAATTTGTTTGCTTACCTCAGAGATTTGTATCAGTTCGATGGCCTATCCGATACGGTGAACTTCGATCATATTAAGAGGCATTATTACTTCACCCATAATGACATTAATCCGACCCGGATTGTCCCTTTAGGCCCAATACAAGCTTTGGACTCGCCACACGGGAGAGAACGGTTGGGTGGGGATGGGGTTGAGGGGAATGAATTGTATTAA
- a CDS encoding ABC transporter ATP-binding protein: MPVIEIKNLSKSFETYKKEPGLLGSIKGLFWRETFQRKAVKDVSFSLEEGELVGFLGPNGAGKTTLLKILSGILYPSSGEVRVLGFTPWNRDRDYQRQFSIVMGQKNQLWWDLPARESFALNRDIYQVDPVVFEKTLEELVHLLDLQELLDIQVRQLSLGQRMKCELVAALLHQPRVLFLDEPTIGLDVISQEKIRDFVKEYNRLKKTTVLLTSHYMRDVERLCDRVLVINDGSIVYDGRLKDLADRYIDHKVIKMQFSEPITFDGFSRYGEMVDYDPHQVILKVKKGEVAKTTHILLGNHPIEDLSIEEVEIEEVIRKIFVEKI; encoded by the coding sequence ATGCCAGTGATTGAAATCAAAAATCTATCAAAATCCTTTGAAACCTACAAAAAAGAGCCCGGGCTCCTTGGTTCTATTAAAGGCCTTTTTTGGAGAGAGACCTTTCAAAGAAAGGCTGTAAAAGATGTTTCTTTTTCGTTGGAAGAGGGAGAATTGGTGGGATTTTTGGGACCCAACGGTGCAGGAAAGACCACCCTTTTAAAAATCCTTTCAGGGATTTTATACCCTTCATCAGGTGAGGTTCGGGTTTTGGGTTTTACTCCCTGGAACCGTGACCGTGATTATCAGCGGCAATTTTCAATTGTTATGGGACAAAAAAACCAACTTTGGTGGGATCTTCCTGCACGAGAATCCTTTGCCCTGAATCGTGATATTTATCAAGTCGATCCCGTGGTTTTTGAGAAAACACTTGAGGAGCTGGTCCATCTTTTGGATCTTCAAGAATTGTTGGATATTCAGGTTCGGCAACTTTCTCTAGGCCAACGAATGAAATGTGAGTTGGTGGCGGCCTTACTGCACCAACCACGCGTCCTTTTTCTGGATGAGCCCACGATAGGTTTGGATGTCATTTCCCAGGAAAAGATCAGAGATTTTGTGAAAGAATATAATCGTTTAAAAAAAACAACCGTTTTACTGACCAGTCACTATATGCGGGATGTGGAGCGGCTTTGCGATCGTGTTTTGGTGATAAATGATGGAAGCATTGTGTATGATGGCCGTTTAAAAGACTTGGCCGACCGGTATATAGACCATAAGGTCATTAAAATGCAATTTTCCGAACCCATAACCTTTGATGGTTTTTCTCGTTACGGAGAGATGGTGGATTATGATCCACACCAGGTGATCCTAAAAGTAAAAAAAGGGGAGGTAGCTAAAACCACCCATATCCTTTTAGGGAACCATCCCATTGAGGACCTGTCCATTGAAGAAGTTGAGATTGAAGAAGTCATTCGAAAAATTTTTGTTGAAAAAATCTAA